In Rathayibacter sp. VKM Ac-2762, one DNA window encodes the following:
- a CDS encoding glycoside hydrolase family 38 C-terminal domain-containing protein, with the protein MHDDSTRIEARIARFRAESLRPAIHRAVEPLGIESWTAPGEPVPFDQARAASYAPARIGEPWGAPWGTVWFHVRGEIPASWVGVDGCEPELVVDLGYTGAQSGFEAEGLVFTATGTVVKAVEPFNQSVPLDRLPGREAGDRTVELYIEAAANPNITGDWSFTPTALGGRPADGALPSDPLYRLRRLELGLLDREVWELEQDMAVLVGLIGQLPESSQRRAEIVRALDRAVDVLDPDDVSGTAAAGREALRTVLERPASASAHHLHAVGHAHIDSAWLWPARETARKVARTFSNVCDLIEREEGFVFAASSAQQYAWLKRDHPELFERVRGHVLAGRFVPVGGMWVESDTNMPGGEALVRQLLEGKRFFLDEFGIDTEEVWLPDSFGYSAALPQIIAGAGGRWFLTQKISWNETNTMPHHTFWWEGIDGTRVFTHFPPVDLYNSDLSGEDLARAERQYAEKGSGTMSLVPFGYGDGGGGPNREMIAAARRTRSLEGSPTVELSTPRRFFEEAQAEYPDAPTWSGELYLEFHRGTYTSQARTKQGNRRSEHLLREIELWATTALVRAGVPYPADELREMWRTVLLQQFHDILPGTSIAWVHREAEENYARIAQRIEEMIAETVRALAGEGSAELLVNSSPFAVGGVPALGAAAADPAAEHSAPTLRSDGDAHVLDNGLVRVRIGASGLLESVVDLASGREVVPAGAAAGLLQLHRDTPNKWDAWDLDDNYRRTVEDLVGVDSVRAGTVSDPLGREVPAVVITRSFGGSTVAQTVSLQIGRAAVDLDLDIDWHERRKLLKLAFPLDLLSDRATSEIQFGHVHRPTHVNTTWDAARFETVAHRWVHVGEPGFGVAVVNDSTYGHDITRDRAAAGTPTTTVRLSLLRAPLFPDPDADQGRHRLAVSLVVGADLPDAVEAGYALNTPVRRLTGAAPVAPLVSVDDPSVIVEAVKAADDGSGDVIVRLYESLGRRAAATLRAAFAVRAATRTDLMERQTEQVRIESSVEAESADVRLELRPFEIATVRLAR; encoded by the coding sequence ATGCATGACGACAGCACCCGCATCGAAGCCCGCATCGCCCGCTTCCGCGCCGAGAGCCTCCGGCCGGCGATCCACCGGGCGGTCGAGCCGCTCGGGATCGAGTCGTGGACCGCTCCGGGCGAGCCGGTCCCCTTCGACCAGGCGCGGGCCGCGTCCTACGCGCCCGCCCGCATCGGGGAGCCGTGGGGCGCCCCCTGGGGCACCGTGTGGTTCCACGTGCGCGGCGAGATCCCCGCCTCCTGGGTCGGCGTCGACGGCTGCGAGCCCGAGCTCGTCGTCGACCTCGGCTACACCGGCGCCCAGTCCGGCTTCGAGGCGGAGGGGCTCGTCTTCACCGCGACCGGCACGGTCGTGAAGGCCGTCGAGCCGTTCAACCAGTCGGTCCCGCTCGACCGGCTGCCCGGCCGCGAGGCGGGCGACCGCACGGTCGAGCTCTACATCGAGGCCGCCGCCAACCCGAACATCACCGGCGACTGGTCCTTCACCCCCACGGCGCTCGGCGGCCGCCCCGCCGACGGCGCCCTGCCGTCCGACCCGCTCTACCGCCTCCGCCGTCTCGAGCTCGGACTGCTCGACCGGGAGGTCTGGGAGCTGGAGCAGGACATGGCCGTGCTCGTCGGGCTGATCGGGCAGCTGCCCGAGTCCTCCCAGCGCCGCGCCGAGATCGTGCGCGCCCTCGACCGCGCCGTCGACGTCCTCGATCCGGACGACGTGTCCGGCACCGCCGCCGCCGGCCGGGAGGCGCTGCGGACCGTCCTCGAGCGCCCCGCCTCGGCCAGCGCGCACCACCTTCACGCCGTCGGCCACGCCCACATCGACTCCGCCTGGCTCTGGCCCGCCCGCGAGACCGCCCGCAAGGTGGCCCGCACCTTCTCCAACGTCTGCGACCTGATCGAGCGCGAGGAGGGCTTCGTCTTCGCCGCCTCCTCCGCGCAGCAGTACGCGTGGCTGAAGCGCGACCACCCGGAGCTGTTCGAGCGCGTCCGCGGCCACGTGCTCGCGGGCCGCTTCGTGCCGGTCGGCGGGATGTGGGTCGAGTCGGACACGAACATGCCCGGCGGCGAGGCGCTCGTGCGCCAGCTGCTCGAGGGCAAGCGCTTCTTCCTCGACGAGTTCGGGATCGACACCGAGGAGGTCTGGCTCCCGGACTCCTTCGGCTACTCCGCCGCGCTGCCGCAGATCATCGCAGGAGCGGGCGGGCGCTGGTTCCTCACGCAGAAGATCTCGTGGAACGAGACCAACACGATGCCCCACCACACCTTCTGGTGGGAGGGCATCGACGGCACCCGCGTGTTCACGCACTTCCCGCCCGTCGACCTCTACAACTCCGACCTCTCCGGCGAGGACCTCGCCCGCGCCGAGCGCCAGTACGCCGAGAAGGGCAGCGGCACCATGTCGCTCGTGCCCTTCGGCTACGGCGACGGCGGAGGAGGCCCCAACCGCGAGATGATCGCGGCCGCCCGCCGCACGCGCAGCCTCGAGGGCTCGCCGACCGTCGAGCTGTCCACGCCCCGCCGCTTCTTCGAGGAGGCGCAGGCCGAGTACCCGGACGCGCCCACCTGGTCGGGCGAGCTCTACCTCGAGTTCCACCGCGGCACCTACACGTCGCAGGCGCGCACCAAGCAGGGCAACCGCCGCAGCGAGCACCTGCTCCGCGAGATCGAGCTGTGGGCGACCACGGCCCTCGTCCGCGCCGGGGTCCCGTACCCGGCCGACGAGCTGCGCGAGATGTGGCGGACGGTCCTCCTGCAGCAGTTCCACGACATCCTGCCCGGCACCTCCATCGCCTGGGTGCACCGCGAGGCGGAGGAGAACTACGCCCGCATCGCGCAGCGGATCGAGGAGATGATCGCCGAGACCGTCCGGGCCCTCGCCGGCGAGGGCTCCGCGGAGCTGCTGGTGAACTCCTCCCCCTTCGCCGTCGGGGGCGTGCCGGCGCTCGGCGCGGCCGCGGCCGACCCCGCCGCGGAGCACTCGGCCCCGACGCTCCGCTCCGACGGCGACGCCCACGTCCTCGACAACGGGCTCGTCCGGGTGCGGATCGGCGCCTCCGGGCTCCTCGAGTCGGTCGTGGACCTCGCGAGCGGCCGGGAGGTCGTGCCCGCCGGCGCCGCCGCGGGCCTCCTCCAGCTCCACCGCGACACCCCGAACAAGTGGGACGCCTGGGACCTCGACGACAACTACCGCCGCACGGTGGAGGACCTCGTCGGCGTCGACTCGGTCCGCGCCGGCACCGTGAGCGACCCGCTCGGCCGCGAGGTCCCGGCGGTCGTGATCACCCGCTCGTTCGGCGGCTCCACGGTCGCGCAGACCGTCTCGCTGCAGATCGGCCGGGCGGCCGTCGACCTCGACCTCGACATCGACTGGCACGAGCGCCGCAAGCTGCTCAAGCTCGCCTTCCCGCTCGACCTGCTCTCGGACCGGGCGACGTCCGAGATCCAGTTCGGCCACGTGCACCGCCCGACCCACGTGAACACGACGTGGGACGCCGCCCGCTTCGAGACCGTCGCGCACCGCTGGGTGCACGTCGGCGAGCCGGGCTTCGGCGTCGCGGTCGTCAACGACTCCACCTACGGGCACGACATCACCCGCGACCGCGCCGCGGCCGGCACCCCGACGACCACGGTCCGGCTCTCGCTCCTGCGCGCGCCGCTGTTCCCCGACCCGGACGCCGACCAGGGCCGCCACCGCCTCGCCGTCTCGCTCGTGGTCGGCGCCGATCTGCCCGACGCCGTCGAGGCCGGCTACGCGCTGAACACCCCGGTACGCAGGCTCACCGGCGCCGCGCCCGTCGCTCCCCTGGTGTCGGTCGACGACCCCTCGGTGATCGTCGAGGCCGTGAAGGCGGCGGACGACGGGAGCGGCGACGTGATCGTGCGGCTCTACGAGTCGCTCGGCCGCCGCGCCGCAGCGACCCTCCGCGCCGCCTTCGCCGTCCGGGCGGCCACCCGCACCGACCTGATGGAGCGCCAGACCGAGCAGGTCCGCATCGAGAGCTCCGTCGAGGCGGAGTCGGCCGACGTGCGGCTCGAGCTGCGCCCGTTCGAGATCGCGACGGTGCGCCTGGCGCGCTGA